The following are encoded in a window of Nostoc sp. UHCC 0302 genomic DNA:
- a CDS encoding TIGR03643 family protein, whose product MKLPELNSETIDRIIEMAWEDRTPMEAIESQFGLLEKQVIALMKREMKKSSYQMWRERVNKRTTKHLSKREFIAGRFKSHNQKT is encoded by the coding sequence ATGAAATTACCTGAACTGAATTCTGAAACGATTGATCGCATTATTGAAATGGCATGGGAAGATAGAACGCCTATGGAAGCTATCGAATCTCAGTTTGGACTGCTTGAGAAACAGGTAATTGCTTTAATGAAGCGTGAAATGAAAAAATCTAGTTACCAAATGTGGCGAGAGCGAGTTAACAAACGTACAACAAAACATCTAAGCAAGCGAGAATTTATTGCAGGTAGATTCAAGTCACATAACCAAAAAACATAA
- a CDS encoding thioesterase domain-containing protein, with protein MILTEVEEYLHQHIPISKQMAVSVVSIDETGIILSAPLLPNINHSSTVFGGSISTLGILSAWTLVNVRLQELSIKSRIVIKSNTVKYLKPIEGDFQSHCISPVQQNWQQFVEGLSNTGKGKIILNADIIYVGICAAKFEGEYVALKL; from the coding sequence ATGATTTTGACAGAAGTTGAAGAATATCTTCATCAACACATACCAATTTCTAAGCAAATGGCGGTGTCAGTAGTTTCAATTGATGAAACTGGGATAATTTTATCAGCACCGTTGTTACCGAATATTAATCATAGTAGTACCGTATTTGGTGGAAGCATATCGACTTTAGGAATTTTATCAGCTTGGACTTTAGTTAATGTTCGACTTCAAGAGTTATCAATAAAAAGCCGGATTGTAATTAAAAGCAATACAGTCAAATACTTAAAGCCTATTGAAGGAGATTTCCAGTCACATTGTATATCTCCAGTCCAACAAAACTGGCAGCAGTTTGTGGAGGGATTATCTAATACAGGAAAAGGTAAAATTATTCTAAATGCAGATATTATATATGTTGGGATTTGTGCTGCAAAATTTGAGGGAGAGTATGTTGCATTGAAATTATAA
- a CDS encoding ParB/RepB/Spo0J family partition protein: protein MNRRKLKDNIANNEELNFVFGQATTQEFVQIAEVAQEQIIPHNAIVCTFTFIPDGKPVRHYYDLEELQQWALNDIQPNGIRSPIWVRPHPTQPEKYELVAGLRRLKAAAIAKLENVPVKIFDWDDRTAFYAAISENTNRRDFSALEELDNTLRVLEIQLGYETEQVVSFLYRMNNATKNTVNQNVLVSQEAKLVRQVFDSFGRITWQSFVATRLPLFKKPVEILNSIRQGKIHYTKGILIASVKDKDSRQKLLEEAISTSLSLSEIKQRVKVLNGSKKALSESEPVSLKQRLTNTIEVAKKNKMLWSDPKKTQQLENLLSQLEAIVRN from the coding sequence CCACTACTCAGGAATTTGTACAAATAGCAGAAGTAGCTCAAGAACAAATCATTCCGCACAACGCAATTGTTTGTACATTCACATTTATTCCAGATGGTAAACCAGTTCGGCATTACTATGATTTAGAAGAGCTACAACAATGGGCGCTAAATGATATTCAACCCAATGGAATTCGTTCTCCTATATGGGTACGTCCCCATCCCACTCAACCTGAAAAATATGAACTAGTTGCAGGACTTCGACGATTAAAAGCAGCAGCAATAGCAAAACTGGAAAACGTACCAGTCAAGATTTTTGATTGGGATGATCGTACTGCTTTTTATGCCGCAATATCAGAAAATACAAATCGCCGTGATTTCAGTGCTTTAGAGGAATTAGACAATACTTTGCGAGTGCTTGAAATTCAACTGGGATACGAAACTGAGCAAGTTGTTAGTTTTCTTTACCGAATGAACAACGCCACAAAAAATACTGTTAACCAAAACGTTTTGGTTAGTCAAGAAGCTAAGCTTGTTCGACAGGTATTTGATTCATTTGGGCGAATTACTTGGCAATCATTCGTTGCAACTCGACTTCCCTTATTTAAAAAACCAGTAGAGATATTGAATTCTATTCGCCAAGGTAAAATTCATTACACTAAAGGAATTTTGATTGCTAGTGTCAAAGATAAAGACAGCAGACAAAAACTTTTAGAAGAAGCTATAAGCACTTCCCTTAGCCTTTCTGAAATTAAGCAACGAGTTAAAGTATTGAACGGTAGTAAAAAGGCACTATCTGAGTCAGAACCTGTAAGCCTCAAACAACGTTTAACTAACACGATTGAGGTGGCAAAAAAAAACAAGATGCTTTGGAGCGATCCGAAAAAAACTCAACAGCTAGAGAATCTGCTTAGTCAGCTTGAAGCGATTGTCAGAAATTGA
- a CDS encoding DUF2786 domain-containing protein, whose protein sequence is MNVTELSELEKVADKIKKLLALSQSPNEAEAMAAFAKAQEMLTRHNLSLADLGDSKAQQVQEEIVFEWQRLVSWKVILMAGVCQANYCFDFTRKNHHGLQLIILGRPINIASARIQFEYLMETIERLAKQTKGDACGGQSLRKFQNAFKLGAANRLAVRIIENSERQKREGIAATSESEQVTAIVVRSLYERLEAELKAYTSRNLKLKHGTLKPSWGSFDGFEAGQSAADSVSLHKQVPDNRQRYLPS, encoded by the coding sequence ATGAATGTAACTGAACTATCAGAACTGGAGAAAGTTGCTGACAAAATCAAAAAACTCTTAGCACTATCTCAATCTCCTAATGAAGCAGAGGCAATGGCAGCTTTTGCCAAAGCACAAGAAATGCTAACCCGGCACAATTTATCCTTGGCAGACTTGGGTGATTCCAAAGCACAACAGGTGCAAGAAGAAATTGTTTTTGAATGGCAAAGGCTTGTATCGTGGAAAGTTATTTTAATGGCAGGAGTATGTCAGGCTAATTATTGCTTTGATTTTACGCGCAAAAATCATCATGGGTTACAATTAATCATTTTGGGACGACCCATTAATATCGCCTCTGCCAGAATTCAGTTTGAGTACTTGATGGAAACTATAGAGCGATTAGCAAAGCAAACAAAGGGTGATGCCTGCGGCGGGCAAAGCCTACGCAAATTCCAAAATGCTTTCAAATTGGGTGCAGCAAATAGACTTGCTGTGAGAATTATTGAAAACAGTGAACGGCAAAAAAGAGAGGGTATAGCTGCCACCTCTGAATCAGAGCAAGTGACAGCAATAGTTGTGCGCTCACTATATGAAAGGCTAGAAGCAGAACTCAAAGCTTACACCTCACGAAACCTCAAATTAAAGCATGGAACTCTTAAACCCTCTTGGGGTTCATTTGACGGATTCGAGGCAGGACAGTCCGCTGCTGATTCTGTTTCGCTTCACAAACAGGTTCCAGACAACAGGCAACGGTATTTGCCAAGCTAA